The following proteins come from a genomic window of Sorex araneus isolate mSorAra2 chromosome 1, mSorAra2.pri, whole genome shotgun sequence:
- the CFAP157 gene encoding cilia- and flagella-associated protein 157, whose protein sequence is MAPKKKTNKAPNELEKKRRSGKKDTGTPKPLEPPLSEETKEFYLMQIRDLEDRLARYQRKWDELAVQEKQFRQEFEQLATNKKEIVAFLKRTLNQRMDEIAELNEQLQSLQLAKDMEKDAFEAQLAQVRHEFQETKDQLTTENIALGGKLAALEEFRLQKEELMERFAVLEDQLRKQESEYKENIYNAEKKSMMDKDRLRKEITQRVNLVAAEFRKLAASQMWDTTKRTITENNVVTLQLSKVSRHGLQLLRENEELKSAQCHLRQELELLESTQKAMAKNNQSHQKVILMLTEKCQEQQLDQKEAEKTRARLSKQEHCLQQCEEENRALRKKLEQLSAGLEQQRAEGQRLQQELAKEQGTRARLEKTVTQATSVLQNILQGSRKCLEAGWGVLKPGRGAGGCPRGWPASALSSWGGGGARLPCRCGWRPWEVGSRSPEGLTAAPYTPQMRPEEGKDAELLFQLQQRELTEQLLAMLSSALVLGPLQVPCPQQERKASRQSPRTALVKQLAGIRPYQPGDLGLVPRGSGIPPNPKDLQLLSHTSRVGRVGNLHMQNNTEMKFGMQKRRLKGCGHPAGSLLSK, encoded by the exons GTACCAGCGCAAGTGGGACGAGCTGGCCGTGCAGGAGAAGCAGTTCCGCCAGGAGTTCGAGCAGCTGGCCACCAACAAGAAGGAGATCGTGGCCTTCCTCAAGCGCACGCTCAACCAGCGCATGGACGAGATCGCCGAGCTCAACGAGCAGCTGCAGAGCCTGCAGCTGGCCAAGGACATGGAGAAGGACGCCTTTGAGGCCCAGCTGGCCCAGGTGCGCCACGAGTTCCAGGAAACCAAGGACCAGCTCACCACGGAGAACATCGCGCTCG GGGGGAAGCTGGCAGCCCTCGAGGAGTTCCGGCTGCAGAAAGAGGAGCTCATGGAGAGGTTcgcggtgctggaggaccagcTGCGGAAGCAGGAGAGCGAGTACAAGGAGAACATCTACAACGCCGAGAAGAAGTCCATGATGGACAAGGACAG gcTGCGGAAGGAGATCACTCAGCGCGTGAACCTGGTGGCCGCCGAGTTCCGCAAATTAGCGGCCTCCCAGATGTGGGACACGACCAAGCGGACCATCACGGAGAACAACGTGGTGACCCTGCAGCTGTCCAAGGTGTCCCGACACGGCCTGCAGCTGCTGCGGGAGAACGAGGAGCTCAAGAGCGCCCAGTGCCACCTGCGCCAGGAGCTGGAGCTGCTCGAGAGCACGCAGAAGGCCATGGCCAAGAACAACCAGTCCCACCAGAAG GTCATCCTCATGCTGACCGAGAAGTGCCAGGAGCAGCAGCTGGACCAGAAGGAGGCGGAGAAGACGCGCGCGCGGCTCAGCAAGCAGGAGCACTGCCTGCAGCAGTGCGAGGAGGAGAACCGGGCGCTGcg GAAGAAGCTGGAGCAGCTGAGCGCCGGGCTGGAGCAGCAGCGGGCTGAGGGGCAGCGGCTCCAGCAGGAGCTGGCCAAGGAGCAGGGCACCAGGGCAAGGCTGGAGAAGACCGTGACCCAGGCCACCTCGGTCCTCCAGAACATTCTGCAGGGAAGCAGGAAGTGCTtggaagcagggtggggggtccTGAAGCCGGGCAGGGGAGCGGGAGGTTGCCCGAGGGGCTGGCCTGCCTCGGCCTTGtcttcttggggcggggggggggcgcgtctCCCCTGCCGCTGTGGCTGGAGACCTTGGGAAGTGGGGTCCCGTTCCCCTGAGGGCCTGACGGCCGCGCCCTACACCCCACAGATGCGGCCAGAGGAGGGCAAAGACGCCGAGCTCCTGTTCCAGCTGCAGCAGAGGGAGCTGACGGAGCAGCTGCTGGCCATGCTCAGCTCGGCCCTGGTCCTCGGTCCCCTCCAGGTCCCCTGTCCCCAGCAGGAGAG GAAGGCCAGCCGGCAGTCCCCCCGCACGGCCCTGGTGAAGCAGCTGGCTGGCATCAGGCCCTACCAGCCCGGGGACCTGGGCCTGGTGCCGCGCGGCTCGGGCATCCCGCCCAACCCCAAGGACCTCCAGCTGCTCTCCCACACCAGCCGCGTGGGCAGGGTGGGCAACCTGCACATGCAGAACAACACCGAG ATGAAGTTCGGTATGCAGAAGAGAAGGCTGAAAGGCTGCGGCCATCCTGCAGGCTCTCTCCTTTCCAAGTGA
- the PTRH1 gene encoding probable peptidyl-tRNA hydrolase, translating into MSGRDMSPPRGIFQPMIWPSRPMHEYILAPRTSGKRWLVVGLGNPGVPDTRRSVGLALLERLAQRLGVAESWARDARCAADLARAALADAEVVLLRPRRRVNANGRCAARAAEMLGLAPDEVYLLHDELDKPLGKLALKLAGSPKGHEGVRSCISCLNSSLMPRLRVGIGSAQPPEDVQTYLMSPFSPAEQEQLSQVLDRAADLLLDHLQERGQAVPLDL; encoded by the exons ATGAGTGGACGCGACATGTCGCCGCCGCGGGGCATCTTCCAGCCCATGATCTGGCCCAGCCGGCCCATGCACGAGTACATTCTGGCGCCCCGGACCTCCGGGAAGCGGTGGCTG GTGGTCGGCCTGGGGAACCCCGGAGTGCCCGACACGCGGCGCAGCGTGGGCCTGGCGCTGCTCGAGCGCCTGGCGCAGCGCCTGGGGGTGGCGGAGAGCTGGGCGCGCGACGCGCGCTGCGCCGCCGACCTCGCCCGGGCCGCGCTGGCCGACGCCGAGGTGGTCCTGCTCCGACCGCGGCGACGCGTGAACGCCAACGGGCGCTGCGCGGCCCGGGCCG cggAGATGCTGGGGCTGGCCCCCGATGAGGTCTACCTGCTGCACGACGAGCTGGACAAGCCTCTGGGGAAACTGGCGCTGAAGCTGGCCGGCAGCCCCAA GGGCCACGAGGGAGTCCGGTCCTGCATCAGCTGCCTGAACTCGAGC CTCATGCCACGGCTGCGGGTGGGCATCGGGAGCGCCCAGCCCCCAGAAGACGTGCAGACCTACCTGATGAGCCCCTTCTCGCCTGCGGAGCAGGAGCAGCTGTCCCAGGTGCTGGACCGCGCTGCCGACCTGCTCCTGGACCACCTCCAGGAGCGCGGCCAGGCGGTTCCGCTAGACCTCTGA